A genomic segment from Bacillota bacterium encodes:
- a CDS encoding CHRD domain-containing protein has product MKGLTARLALLVALVVAVALPSHAGLWYLQATLSGSQEVPPVSTNASGVLFGSYDDVAKTISLAITVSGIAQSDLTASHIHRAPAGSNGPVIFSIGGGSSYAVLGGQLITVINNAPFPAAEEANLLSGNTYVNIHTTSFPAGEIRGQITALPVVPEPATIAGLGIGVGLLALRRRKK; this is encoded by the coding sequence TTGAAAGGACTGACAGCACGTTTGGCTTTGCTGGTAGCGCTGGTGGTGGCGGTAGCGCTGCCTTCACACGCGGGACTTTGGTACCTGCAAGCGACCCTGAGCGGCTCGCAGGAAGTGCCACCGGTGTCGACGAACGCCAGTGGGGTGCTTTTTGGCAGCTACGATGACGTTGCCAAAACCATCAGCCTGGCGATAACGGTGAGCGGCATCGCGCAAAGCGACCTGACCGCATCGCACATTCACCGCGCTCCTGCGGGAAGCAACGGCCCCGTTATCTTCAGCATCGGCGGCGGGAGCAGCTATGCCGTGTTGGGGGGACAGCTCATCACGGTGATTAACAACGCGCCGTTCCCCGCGGCAGAAGAGGCGAACTTACTGAGTGGCAACACCTACGTCAACATCCACACCACTTCTTTCCCCGCGGGCGAGATCCGCGGACAGATTACCGCCTTGCCGGTGGTGCCAGAGCCTGCGACGATTGCCGGGTTGGGCATCGGCGTGGGACTGCTGGCGCTTCGACGGCGAAAAAAGTAG
- a CDS encoding FeoA domain-containing protein has translation MIESAVVVVLLVLLMVLFAPQRGVVTRWRQQRWLRSREAIEDALLHLHQREHEGRLASVESLAGALGVSTRLALILAQRMEEQGLLQVGAGGLSLTPEGHRLAIQVVRAHRLFERYLAYETSVPAHEIHELAHRLEHTLTPQQLEQLDAYMGHPVVDPHGDPIPSPSGEMPALEGQSVVEFPLGKPAQIVHVEDEPPYVYAQIVAEGLRPGMTVTVIERSPTRVVLESDSDEHVLAPVVAANITVREVSPEMLAPKGERLGELEPGERATVLRIDEACQGLTRRRFLDLGITPGAEIEVVMRSAFGDPVAYRVRDSLIALRREQADWIWVQRNGGTDRKEGAA, from the coding sequence ATGATAGAAAGCGCAGTAGTGGTTGTGCTGTTGGTGTTGTTGATGGTGCTGTTTGCACCGCAGAGGGGTGTGGTCACGCGATGGAGGCAGCAGCGCTGGCTGCGTTCTCGTGAGGCGATAGAGGATGCCCTGCTGCATCTGCATCAGCGCGAGCATGAAGGACGCCTGGCGTCGGTAGAGTCGCTGGCAGGGGCACTGGGAGTATCCACGCGCCTTGCGCTCATTCTTGCGCAACGCATGGAAGAGCAGGGTTTGTTGCAGGTGGGTGCAGGAGGGTTGAGCCTCACCCCGGAAGGGCATCGTCTGGCGATTCAGGTGGTACGGGCGCACCGTCTGTTTGAACGTTATCTCGCTTATGAAACCTCTGTGCCCGCGCATGAGATACACGAACTGGCACACCGTTTGGAACACACCTTAACCCCCCAGCAGCTGGAGCAGCTGGATGCTTACATGGGGCATCCTGTCGTCGACCCGCACGGAGACCCCATTCCCTCTCCGAGCGGCGAGATGCCGGCATTAGAAGGGCAGTCAGTGGTGGAGTTCCCGCTGGGAAAACCTGCGCAGATTGTACACGTCGAGGACGAACCTCCATATGTTTACGCTCAGATTGTGGCGGAGGGGTTGCGCCCCGGCATGACGGTTACGGTTATCGAGCGGTCACCGACGCGCGTGGTTCTGGAAAGCGATAGCGACGAACACGTGCTCGCGCCCGTGGTGGCAGCAAACATCACCGTGCGCGAGGTATCTCCCGAGATGCTTGCTCCAAAAGGGGAGCGGTTGGGGGAGCTGGAGCCCGGTGAAAGAGCGACGGTGCTGCGCATCGATGAGGCCTGTCAGGGGTTGACGCGCCGTCGCTTCCTCGACCTCGGCATCACGCCGGGCGCGGAGATCGAGGTGGTCATGCGTTCGGCGTTCGGCGACCCTGTGGCGTATCGTGTGCGCGATAGCCTGATTGCCCTGCGACGTGAACAGGCAGACTGGATTTGGGTACAGCGGAACGGCGGCACAGACCGTAAGGAGGGGGCGGCATAA
- the feoB gene encoding ferrous iron transport protein B, with protein MRRVTDAQGCESCALREHLVRMGVRVDSFDYVLALMGNPNTGKSTVFNALTGLRQHTGNWTGKTVTRMEGAFEFNGKRYKIVDLPGTYSLLSASVDEEVARDFVLFARPDAVIVVVDATILERNLNLVLQVLEITDRVVVCLNLMDEAERKGIEVDHRALSRELGVPVVPTAARQGVGLGLLMQTVAELVTGRITTSPRRVKTDEAVERALEELIPVIREAYHGLPNVRWIAMRLLDGDYNVRQSLESGELLRLAHPQASDAEIERSRQYAQPILTLVEVLQRRLEGSFRDRVVEALYAEAESIARKVVRRKGERRWDWDHKLDRVLTSRIWGLPLMGLLLMGVFWVTIQGANVISELIASGLFWVESKGSALFNALGAPWWLTGFLWHGVYRGLAWVVSVMLPPMAIFFPIFTILEDMGYLPRVAFNMDRFFKKAGAHGKQALTMAMGLGCNAAGVVATRIINSPRERLIAILTNNFMPCNGRWPLLITMSSLFVAAAFPPVFAAAVAAGALVAVVLVGVLMTFVVSAVLSRTILKGEASSFTLELPPYRKPNVLAVLYTSLIDRTLLVLWRAVVMAAPAGGVIWLLGNIHAHGRSLSQWIASWLDPVGRAIGLDGVVLLAYIIAIPANEIVVPTIIMTYLGAGMMTDLENLNDLRHLLVDQHGWTTWTAICLMLFSLLHNPCSTTILTIWRETKSAKWAWIGALLPLSIAFALLLLLNGIVHWLD; from the coding sequence ATGCGAAGAGTGACAGACGCTCAGGGTTGTGAGTCGTGTGCTTTGCGCGAGCATCTGGTGCGCATGGGGGTGCGCGTGGATTCCTTTGACTACGTGCTCGCGCTGATGGGCAACCCCAACACGGGAAAGAGCACCGTCTTCAACGCGCTCACCGGTTTGCGCCAGCATACGGGCAACTGGACGGGCAAGACGGTGACGCGCATGGAGGGCGCGTTTGAGTTCAACGGCAAGAGGTATAAAATCGTAGACCTGCCGGGTACCTACTCTCTGCTGTCTGCCTCGGTGGACGAAGAGGTTGCCCGTGACTTCGTGCTGTTCGCCAGGCCCGATGCGGTGATTGTGGTGGTGGACGCCACCATTCTGGAGCGCAACCTGAACCTTGTGCTGCAGGTGCTGGAGATTACCGACCGCGTGGTGGTATGCCTGAACCTGATGGACGAAGCGGAGCGCAAAGGTATCGAGGTAGACCATCGTGCCCTGTCGCGGGAACTGGGAGTGCCCGTCGTACCTACCGCTGCGAGGCAGGGCGTTGGTCTGGGGCTATTGATGCAGACGGTAGCGGAACTGGTGACGGGCAGGATAACCACCTCCCCACGGCGTGTGAAGACGGACGAGGCGGTAGAACGCGCCCTCGAAGAGCTGATACCGGTTATCCGTGAAGCCTATCACGGCTTGCCGAACGTGCGATGGATAGCCATGCGTCTGCTGGACGGCGACTACAACGTGCGTCAGTCTCTGGAAAGCGGCGAACTGCTCCGCCTTGCTCATCCCCAGGCAAGCGACGCGGAGATCGAACGCTCACGCCAGTATGCGCAACCCATCCTCACCCTTGTGGAGGTGTTACAGCGACGGCTGGAGGGTTCCTTCCGTGACAGGGTCGTGGAAGCTCTGTATGCGGAGGCGGAATCCATCGCCCGAAAGGTGGTGCGCCGAAAGGGCGAACGAAGATGGGATTGGGACCACAAGCTCGACAGGGTTCTCACCTCGCGGATATGGGGATTGCCACTCATGGGTTTGCTTTTGATGGGGGTGTTCTGGGTAACCATTCAGGGCGCCAATGTTATCTCGGAGTTGATAGCGAGCGGGTTGTTCTGGGTGGAGTCAAAAGGTAGTGCGCTGTTCAATGCACTGGGCGCGCCGTGGTGGCTCACCGGTTTCCTGTGGCATGGCGTGTATCGCGGGCTGGCGTGGGTGGTTTCGGTGATGCTGCCGCCGATGGCGATATTCTTCCCCATCTTTACCATTCTCGAGGACATGGGCTATCTGCCGCGTGTGGCGTTCAACATGGACAGGTTCTTCAAGAAGGCGGGGGCACACGGGAAGCAGGCGTTAACGATGGCGATGGGGCTGGGGTGTAACGCTGCGGGGGTGGTTGCCACGCGCATCATTAACTCTCCTCGTGAGCGGCTTATCGCCATCCTGACGAATAACTTCATGCCCTGCAACGGGCGGTGGCCGCTGCTTATTACGATGAGCTCGCTCTTTGTGGCGGCGGCGTTCCCACCTGTCTTCGCCGCGGCAGTGGCAGCAGGCGCACTGGTGGCAGTAGTCCTCGTGGGGGTGTTAATGACGTTCGTTGTCTCTGCGGTGCTGTCGCGCACCATCTTGAAGGGCGAAGCCAGTAGTTTCACACTGGAGCTTCCGCCGTATCGCAAACCCAACGTGCTGGCGGTGCTGTATACCTCCTTGATTGACCGCACGTTGCTCGTGTTGTGGCGGGCTGTGGTCATGGCTGCGCCCGCCGGTGGGGTCATCTGGCTGCTGGGCAATATCCACGCCCACGGACGCAGCCTTTCCCAGTGGATAGCGAGCTGGCTGGACCCTGTGGGGCGAGCCATCGGGCTGGACGGCGTGGTGTTGCTGGCGTACATTATCGCCATCCCCGCCAACGAGATTGTGGTGCCAACCATTATCATGACCTACCTGGGCGCGGGCATGATGACCGACCTGGAAAACCTCAACGATTTGCGACACTTGCTCGTCGACCAGCACGGCTGGACCACTTGGACGGCGATTTGCCTCATGCTCTTTTCCCTGCTGCACAATCCCTGTTCCACTACTATCCTGACAATCTGGCGTGAGACAAAAAGTGCGAAATGGGCGTGGATAGGTGCTCTGTTGCCCCTAAGCATAGCCTTTGCCTTGCTGTTGTTGTTGAACGGCATCGTGCACTGGCTTGATTGA
- a CDS encoding ferredoxin family protein, whose protein sequence is MAYVIVDTCTKDGACIAVCPVDCIHEGQFTDADGTTYDMMFINPDECIDCGVCEPECPVTAIYPETDIPEQYKHFIRINREAYTSGQVGA, encoded by the coding sequence ATGGCATACGTGATTGTGGATACCTGCACGAAAGACGGTGCGTGCATTGCCGTGTGTCCGGTGGATTGCATCCATGAGGGGCAGTTCACCGATGCCGATGGCACCACCTACGACATGATGTTCATCAACCCTGACGAGTGCATCGACTGCGGAGTGTGCGAGCCGGAGTGTCCGGTGACAGCCATCTATCCGGAGACGGACATTCCCGAGCAGTACAAGCATTTCATCCGCATCAACCGCGAGGCGTATACGAGCGGACAGGTCGGCGCATAG
- a CDS encoding ferredoxin family protein, with translation MAYVIAEPCIGVKDKSCVQVCPVDCIKEGVFTDSDGTVYDMLFINPDECIDCGLCEPECPVNAIFAETDVPDQWKHFVRINREAFESGQVS, from the coding sequence TTGGCATACGTCATTGCGGAACCCTGCATCGGCGTTAAGGACAAGTCCTGCGTGCAGGTCTGCCCTGTCGACTGCATCAAGGAGGGTGTCTTCACCGACAGCGACGGCACCGTCTACGACATGCTGTTCATCAATCCGGATGAGTGCATCGATTGCGGGCTGTGTGAACCGGAGTGCCCGGTAAACGCCATTTTTGCGGAAACGGATGTACCCGACCAGTGGAAGCACTTTGTCCGCATCAACCGTGAGGCGTTCGAAAGCGGGCAGGTCTCTTAG
- a CDS encoding Crp/Fnr family transcriptional regulator, whose protein sequence is MEAREALRRVLFLRDANEEVLRTLLARARIVKVQRGEVLFLRGEPCHGLHVVLDGAIRLYNSSSSGREQVIGVERSGSVIGELPLFDGGNQPCSAEAMSPSRLLFIPREHFLTVIHAHPELMQAALRALAIRIRRLLHLVEELSLHEVPERVARYLLAQAKERGACFTLDYTHAELAAQLGTVREVVTRTLNRFRKAGWISMQDGKITVLDRDALQALARVQD, encoded by the coding sequence ATGGAAGCACGGGAAGCCCTGCGCCGCGTCCTTTTTCTGCGCGACGCGAACGAAGAGGTATTGCGAACTCTGCTCGCCCGCGCCCGCATCGTGAAGGTGCAACGGGGGGAAGTCCTGTTCCTGCGAGGTGAACCCTGTCATGGGCTGCATGTGGTGCTGGACGGCGCGATTCGACTGTATAACAGCAGCTCCAGCGGTAGGGAACAGGTCATCGGGGTAGAACGCAGTGGCTCGGTCATCGGAGAGCTACCGCTGTTTGACGGAGGTAACCAACCCTGTTCGGCGGAAGCCATGTCGCCCAGTCGTCTGCTGTTTATCCCCCGCGAACATTTTCTGACGGTGATACACGCTCATCCCGAGCTGATGCAAGCTGCTCTGCGTGCGCTGGCTATTCGGATACGGAGGCTCTTGCATCTGGTGGAAGAGCTCTCCCTCCACGAGGTACCCGAGCGCGTGGCTCGCTACCTGCTGGCGCAGGCAAAAGAACGAGGCGCGTGCTTCACCCTGGACTATACTCATGCCGAGCTGGCAGCACAGCTGGGAACTGTCCGCGAGGTGGTCACGCGCACTCTCAACCGTTTCCGCAAAGCGGGATGGATATCCATGCAGGACGGGAAAATCACCGTGCTGGACCGCGACGCCCTGCAGGCGCTCGCCCGCGTGCAGGACTAA
- a CDS encoding mechanosensitive ion channel family protein: protein MQGWWSALRLEERLQHSVDAGAQLLKIVLLYLLVRFLIARMGRAVVNRLEGMERIAAHKPRIRTLGNLVRSIVEYTVLIVAILMALRAIGMDITPLLATAGVAGLAIGFGAQRLVRDMISGFFLLAENQFTVGEVVTIGAITGVVEEVGMRTTHLRDEQGRMVVIANGDVNLVINHSRKGGVRFNVDVRVAANADLQAAKHILLAVADEVGIAQTLVGVSAFDAASVTLRLTGEVVASEREARELHLKERLLERFHEEGITLV from the coding sequence ATGCAAGGGTGGTGGAGTGCGCTTCGTCTGGAGGAGCGTTTACAGCACAGCGTTGACGCCGGCGCGCAGCTGTTAAAGATTGTCCTGTTGTATCTGCTGGTGCGTTTTCTCATCGCGCGGATGGGGCGTGCGGTGGTAAACCGTCTGGAAGGCATGGAACGCATCGCCGCGCACAAGCCACGCATCCGCACGCTGGGCAACCTGGTGCGCAGTATCGTGGAATACACGGTGCTGATTGTTGCCATCCTCATGGCCTTGCGCGCGATCGGAATGGACATCACTCCCCTGCTGGCAACGGCGGGTGTGGCAGGATTGGCCATCGGTTTCGGCGCGCAGCGGCTGGTGCGCGATATGATTTCAGGCTTTTTCCTGCTGGCGGAGAACCAGTTTACGGTGGGTGAGGTGGTAACCATCGGCGCGATTACGGGTGTAGTGGAAGAGGTGGGGATGCGTACCACCCACCTGCGCGACGAGCAGGGGCGCATGGTGGTCATTGCGAATGGAGATGTCAACCTGGTCATTAACCATTCACGAAAGGGTGGCGTGAGGTTCAATGTGGACGTGCGAGTAGCAGCCAACGCCGACCTTCAGGCAGCAAAGCACATCTTGCTGGCAGTGGCAGACGAGGTGGGAATCGCGCAAACGCTGGTGGGGGTGAGTGCGTTTGACGCGGCTTCGGTAACCCTGCGGTTGACTGGTGAGGTAGTGGCATCGGAGCGTGAAGCGCGGGAGCTACACCTGAAGGAGCGTCTGCTGGAACGATTCCATGAGGAGGGGATTACGCTGGTGTAA
- a CDS encoding 4a-hydroxytetrahydrobiopterin dehydratase: protein MALLSEEQVHEMLQKAPQWTRTGKEITRSFQFKNFREALAFVVHVGLLAERLNHHPHIAIDYKKVVLTLTTHSEGGLTEKDFEMARQIDAIA from the coding sequence ATGGCACTGCTCAGTGAGGAACAGGTCCATGAGATGTTACAGAAAGCACCGCAGTGGACGCGGACAGGCAAGGAAATCACGAGGAGCTTTCAGTTCAAAAACTTCCGTGAGGCGCTGGCGTTTGTCGTGCATGTCGGTCTGCTAGCGGAGCGACTGAATCACCACCCCCATATTGCCATCGACTACAAAAAGGTAGTTTTGACGTTGACCACGCACTCGGAAGGCGGTCTAACCGAAAAGGATTTTGAAATGGCGCGACAGATAGACGCCATCGCCTGA
- the katG gene encoding catalase/peroxidase HPI — MSEHEKTMHPSGIAEAESKPGPANPNWWTRRLNLKILHQNSPQANPYGEDFDYAAEFESLDLEAVKKDLRELMTQSQDWWPADFGHYGGLFIRMAWHSAGTYRIADGRGGAGSGQQRFAPLNSWPDNANLDKARRLLWPIKQKYGRKISWADLMILAGNVALESMGFKTIGFAGGREDWWEPDESVFWGPESEWLDDKRHSPDGELENPFAAVQMGLIYVNPEGPGGKPDPVAAAKDIRVTFSRMGMNDEETVALIAGGHSFGKTHGAGPATHVGPEPEAAPIEQQGLGWKSSFGTGKGPDTITSGLEVTWTTTPTQWSINYLENLFKYEWELTKSPAGAWQWVAKDAPAIIPDAYDPNKKHRPTMLTTDLSLRYDPVYEKIARRFLEHPDEFADAFARAWFKLTHRDMGPRSRYLGPDVPKEEFIWQDPIPAVDHPLIEEQEIAELKAKILASGLSVSELVYTAWSSAATFRGSDKRGGANGARIRLAPQKDWEVNMPEQLQKVLGVLEGIQREFNEAHAHTDGKKVSMADLIVLGGCAAVEEAARRAGYEVTVPFAPGRMDALQEQTDVESFAVLEPIYDGFRNYLKADYSVPAEVLLIDKAQLLTLTAPEMTVLIGGMRVLNANYNHSPHGVFTHRPETLTNDFFVNLLDMSIEWVPVEKERNLFEGRDRKTGEVRWTATRVDLIFGHHAELRAIAEVYASADGAEKFVHDFVAAWNKVMNLDRFDLKRRKRQVA, encoded by the coding sequence ATGAGCGAGCACGAGAAAACCATGCACCCTTCCGGCATCGCGGAAGCGGAGAGCAAGCCGGGTCCGGCAAACCCCAACTGGTGGACACGGCGGCTGAACCTGAAGATTCTCCACCAGAACTCGCCCCAGGCTAATCCATACGGAGAGGACTTCGACTACGCCGCGGAGTTCGAAAGCCTCGACCTGGAGGCAGTGAAAAAAGACCTTCGTGAGCTGATGACTCAATCGCAGGACTGGTGGCCGGCGGACTTCGGGCACTACGGTGGACTGTTCATCCGCATGGCATGGCACAGCGCGGGCACGTATCGCATTGCCGACGGCCGCGGCGGTGCAGGGAGTGGGCAACAACGCTTCGCGCCGCTGAACAGCTGGCCCGACAACGCCAACCTCGACAAGGCGCGACGACTGCTATGGCCCATCAAGCAGAAATACGGACGCAAAATCTCGTGGGCAGACCTCATGATCCTCGCCGGCAACGTAGCCCTGGAGTCGATGGGGTTCAAGACCATCGGGTTCGCGGGCGGTCGCGAGGACTGGTGGGAGCCAGATGAGAGCGTCTTCTGGGGTCCCGAAAGCGAATGGTTGGACGACAAGCGACACTCGCCAGACGGCGAGCTGGAGAACCCATTCGCCGCGGTGCAGATGGGGCTCATCTACGTCAACCCTGAGGGACCCGGAGGAAAACCTGACCCCGTCGCCGCTGCCAAGGACATCCGCGTGACCTTCAGCCGAATGGGCATGAACGATGAAGAGACGGTCGCACTCATCGCGGGCGGGCATTCCTTCGGCAAAACGCACGGTGCCGGGCCAGCCACCCACGTAGGTCCCGAACCCGAAGCCGCTCCCATCGAACAGCAGGGGCTCGGCTGGAAGAGCAGCTTCGGAACCGGCAAAGGGCCCGACACCATTACCAGCGGGCTGGAGGTTACCTGGACGACCACCCCCACCCAGTGGAGCATCAATTACCTTGAGAACCTGTTCAAGTATGAATGGGAGCTGACCAAGAGCCCGGCAGGCGCGTGGCAATGGGTTGCGAAAGATGCACCGGCGATTATCCCCGATGCCTACGACCCCAACAAGAAGCATCGCCCCACCATGCTGACCACAGACCTGTCGCTGCGCTACGACCCGGTCTACGAGAAGATTGCGCGTCGGTTCCTGGAGCATCCCGATGAGTTCGCGGATGCCTTCGCGCGCGCGTGGTTCAAACTCACCCACCGCGACATGGGTCCCCGCTCCCGCTATCTGGGACCAGACGTGCCGAAGGAGGAGTTCATCTGGCAGGACCCCATCCCGGCAGTAGACCACCCGCTCATTGAGGAGCAAGAGATTGCCGAGCTGAAGGCGAAAATCCTTGCGTCTGGCCTCTCCGTCTCCGAGCTGGTGTATACCGCGTGGTCTTCTGCCGCCACCTTCCGCGGTTCCGACAAGCGCGGCGGCGCGAACGGCGCGCGCATCCGCCTTGCTCCCCAGAAAGACTGGGAGGTGAACATGCCGGAGCAGCTGCAGAAGGTGCTGGGCGTGCTGGAAGGCATTCAGCGCGAGTTCAACGAGGCTCACGCCCACACCGATGGCAAGAAGGTCTCGATGGCTGACCTGATCGTGCTGGGCGGTTGTGCAGCGGTTGAGGAAGCGGCGAGAAGGGCAGGATATGAGGTCACGGTTCCCTTCGCGCCCGGACGAATGGACGCCTTGCAGGAGCAGACCGATGTGGAATCCTTCGCCGTGCTCGAGCCGATTTACGACGGATTCCGCAACTACCTCAAGGCGGACTACAGCGTGCCCGCCGAGGTGCTGCTGATTGACAAGGCACAACTGCTGACGCTGACCGCACCCGAGATGACCGTGCTGATAGGCGGCATGAGGGTTCTCAACGCCAACTATAACCACTCGCCGCACGGCGTGTTCACCCACCGCCCCGAGACGCTCACCAACGACTTCTTCGTGAACCTGCTGGACATGAGCATCGAGTGGGTTCCCGTGGAGAAGGAGCGCAACCTGTTCGAAGGGCGCGACCGTAAGACAGGCGAAGTGCGCTGGACCGCCACGCGCGTCGACCTGATATTCGGGCACCACGCGGAGCTGCGGGCAATCGCGGAGGTGTACGCCAGCGCAGACGGCGCGGAGAAGTTCGTGCACGACTTCGTGGCGGCGTGGAATAAGGTCATGAACCTCGACCGATTTGACCTGAAGCGGCGAAAGCGACAGGTCGCCTAA
- a CDS encoding type II secretion system GspH family protein, with protein MRAGFTLIELLVVIAIVAALASILFPVFAQARERARMVGCLSNARQLAMAVQSYTQDFDEALPPSTNYAVPISVPERIWTRLIQPYVRDTGIFTCPSASGSGFPADWSQRGIGSIGYTAATAYDPQEREGFTTPALLPQMEEPARTPLFGDTPSGPTAQKYRGYVFDPYVGKPNPVDPRLGTPLVADRDLVLELNHLPPAQLKPLFARHFATGDNRGRATLILADGHAKTFSAASILAQEKGANLLWRFR; from the coding sequence ATGAGAGCAGGTTTTACGCTCATCGAGTTGCTGGTGGTGATTGCGATTGTCGCTGCCCTGGCGTCTATTCTCTTTCCGGTGTTCGCACAGGCACGGGAGCGGGCGCGGATGGTCGGTTGCCTGTCCAATGCGCGCCAGCTGGCGATGGCGGTCCAGAGCTATACTCAGGATTTCGACGAAGCCCTGCCACCTTCCACCAATTACGCCGTGCCCATTAGCGTGCCGGAGCGCATCTGGACACGGCTGATACAACCCTACGTGCGCGACACAGGCATCTTCACGTGCCCCAGCGCAAGCGGCAGCGGCTTCCCTGCCGACTGGTCGCAGCGGGGCATCGGTTCCATCGGTTATACTGCGGCGACCGCCTACGACCCGCAGGAGCGTGAAGGCTTCACCACTCCCGCCCTTCTCCCGCAGATGGAGGAACCCGCCCGCACGCCGCTGTTCGGCGATACCCCCAGCGGCCCAACGGCTCAAAAATACCGGGGCTATGTCTTTGACCCTTACGTTGGCAAACCCAACCCTGTAGACCCTCGCCTCGGCACGCCGCTGGTGGCAGACCGCGACCTGGTGCTGGAACTCAATCACCTGCCACCCGCACAGCTGAAACCGCTGTTCGCACGCCACTTTGCCACGGGAGACAATCGCGGACGGGCCACCCTTATCCTCGCCGACGGCCACGCCAAAACGTTCTCTGCCGCTTCTATCCTGGCACAGGAGAAAGGGGCAAACCTGCTGTGGCGCTTCCGCTGA
- a CDS encoding prepilin-type N-terminal cleavage/methylation domain-containing protein, producing MRKHGFTLIELLVVIAIIAILAAILFPVFSQARLSARNTQDLSNIKQLGLAAAMYAQDYDETWVPTGSEWRPECTPQISPLRCDGTPHRGWGLLLMPYVKNAEMFRSPMLERVGNFTGECAPANGTQMTNTYSMNYLLSRDGTYPFGDYARTPSGFELVTPARLSEISQPANTVAILLSNSVPPRGATWGCNYVTLEGSDFINKIRYRALYKDGSNIAFADGHAKFFVSKELDSAGKGYPRCNNGPSHTCYIWPERNIWMVPNYPESTLGYPVGLIPNSCAR from the coding sequence ATGCGCAAGCACGGTTTCACGCTGATTGAACTGCTCGTCGTCATCGCGATTATCGCGATACTGGCGGCGATCCTGTTCCCCGTTTTCTCGCAGGCGCGGCTGTCGGCGCGCAACACGCAGGATCTGTCCAACATCAAGCAGCTGGGGCTTGCCGCGGCGATGTACGCCCAGGATTACGACGAGACCTGGGTGCCGACCGGTTCCGAGTGGCGCCCGGAGTGTACGCCGCAGATTTCCCCGCTGCGCTGCGACGGCACGCCGCACCGGGGCTGGGGACTGCTGTTGATGCCATACGTCAAAAACGCCGAGATGTTCCGCTCCCCCATGCTGGAGCGCGTGGGTAACTTCACGGGCGAGTGCGCGCCTGCCAACGGTACGCAGATGACGAACACCTATTCCATGAACTATCTACTCTCCCGCGATGGAACCTACCCATTTGGCGATTATGCGCGGACACCATCGGGGTTCGAGTTGGTGACCCCCGCTCGCCTGTCCGAGATTTCGCAACCAGCGAACACGGTAGCCATCTTGCTATCGAACAGTGTTCCGCCTCGTGGGGCAACATGGGGTTGTAACTACGTCACCCTCGAGGGTTCCGACTTTATCAACAAGATTCGCTACCGCGCGCTGTACAAGGACGGCAGCAACATCGCCTTTGCCGACGGGCACGCCAAGTTCTTCGTATCGAAGGAGCTGGACTCGGCGGGCAAGGGCTATCCACGCTGCAACAACGGTCCGAGCCACACCTGCTACATCTGGCCAGAGCGCAACATCTGGATGGTGCCCAACTACCCGGAGAGCACTCTGGGCTATCCGGTGGGGCTGATTCCAAATTCGTGCGCCCGGTAA